From one Caldithrix abyssi DSM 13497 genomic stretch:
- the thiI gene encoding tRNA uracil 4-sulfurtransferase ThiI — protein MNRVFLCHYSEIGLKKGNRNYFERILEANMRKSLQRYLPEEKFSIKKDHKRFLVYFTEDVKIDLVKSALERVFGLVNFSPVTTVSLEMSEIETIALKLMEKRPEKTFAVRTKRAEKSFPLTSQDINVQVGARIAEKTGKKVDLTRPEITCHIEIMRDKALIFVERFPGPGGLPVSASGKVLTLLSGGFDSPVAAYLMLKRGGKSAFIHFHSYPYTNKFSQEKVIELARILNQYQFNSKLFMVPFAETQEEIVFNCPDKLRVILYRRFMMRIAEALAKKEGYKAIVTGEALGQVASQTLENMGAIEQVITLPVLRPLVGLDKAEIISMARRIGTYEISVKPHDDACTRFMPRKPETRAKLHEVLKAEEGLDVEGMVQKALEKMELVEI, from the coding sequence ATGAATAGAGTTTTTTTATGTCATTACAGCGAGATCGGTTTAAAAAAAGGCAACCGTAACTATTTTGAACGCATCCTGGAAGCCAATATGCGCAAAAGCTTGCAGCGTTACTTGCCGGAAGAAAAATTTTCGATAAAAAAAGATCACAAGCGATTTTTAGTGTATTTTACCGAAGACGTGAAGATAGATCTGGTAAAATCTGCGCTGGAACGTGTATTTGGCCTGGTGAATTTTTCGCCGGTAACAACCGTGTCTTTGGAAATGAGCGAGATTGAAACCATTGCCCTGAAATTAATGGAGAAAAGGCCAGAAAAGACGTTTGCTGTGCGAACAAAAAGAGCCGAAAAATCCTTCCCTTTAACCTCGCAGGATATTAATGTGCAGGTCGGCGCCAGAATTGCCGAAAAAACAGGAAAAAAAGTTGACCTGACCAGGCCGGAAATTACCTGTCATATTGAAATCATGCGCGACAAGGCGTTGATTTTTGTAGAACGCTTCCCCGGACCTGGCGGCCTGCCGGTAAGCGCCAGCGGCAAGGTGTTAACGCTGCTATCCGGCGGTTTCGATTCGCCCGTGGCTGCGTATTTAATGCTCAAGCGGGGAGGCAAAAGCGCCTTTATTCATTTCCATTCCTATCCCTACACCAACAAGTTTTCTCAGGAAAAGGTGATTGAACTGGCCAGGATTTTAAATCAATACCAGTTCAATAGTAAGCTGTTTATGGTGCCTTTTGCCGAAACCCAGGAAGAGATTGTCTTCAATTGTCCCGATAAACTGCGCGTTATTCTTTACCGCAGATTTATGATGCGTATTGCCGAGGCGCTGGCCAAAAAGGAGGGTTATAAGGCCATTGTCACCGGCGAGGCGCTGGGGCAGGTGGCTTCTCAAACGCTTGAAAACATGGGCGCCATTGAACAGGTGATCACCCTGCCGGTGTTGCGTCCGCTGGTTGGGCTGGATAAAGCAGAGATTATTTCCATGGCTCGCAGGATCGGAACCTACGAGATTTCGGTGAAACCGCATGACGACGCCTGTACGCGTTTTATGCCGCGTAAGCCGGAAACACGCGCCAAACTGCATGAGGTGCTTAAAGCCGAAGAGGGATTGGATGTAGAAGGAATGGTGCAAAAAGCATTGGAAAAAATGGAATTGGTCGAAATCTGA
- a CDS encoding AMP-dependent synthetase/ligase, which translates to MQKMHLTTMILNQTQKHLDRAALFHKENHSWKSITWREMGKQITSVSSALLNWGVLPQERIGIYSQNRPEWTISDYGIMGVRGITTTIYATSSEIDLEYIINDAQIEILFIGGQEQYDKAIKILSENKTLKKMIVFDRSTKIQTDEKVIYFDDFIAQGLANYNAQALKQRLSEASPEDIATIIYTSGTTGRPKGVMLTQRNFFSQFKALDPLFNFSENDIELCFLPLSHAYQKSSTHWTQSHGVTVYYCENPKEVLDCFKEVRPTFMVGVPRLYEKMYAKVFATLENASGFKRGLFEWALEVGKEYQYKAFKKENISPYLRLKHTLARKLVLNKIRNIMGGRLNFFSAGGAPLSSEIEEFFFAAGIFIAQGYGLTETSPVVSCNRPDQFKFGTPGKVVNICQVKIAPDGEILVKGENVMKGYYRKPELTAEVLSPDGWFRTGDIGYLDSDGFLHITDRKKDIIITAGGKNIAPQPIESHIGKDYYIEQIALIGDKRKYITALIVPSFEALEEFAQKHDIKYDTLSELVKNEKVIQFYRQRLDELSKPLSAYERIKKFTLLSQPFSVEKGEITPTLKLKRKVIEKNYRDEIERMYSVDNGQAEDHQPQLLRQSAAL; encoded by the coding sequence ATGCAAAAGATGCATTTAACAACAATGATTTTAAATCAAACGCAAAAACATCTCGATCGGGCCGCGTTATTTCACAAAGAGAATCATTCATGGAAAAGTATTACCTGGCGCGAAATGGGCAAACAAATCACCAGCGTCTCCAGTGCGTTATTAAACTGGGGCGTGCTTCCCCAGGAACGCATCGGGATTTACTCTCAAAACAGACCAGAGTGGACTATAAGCGATTACGGAATAATGGGCGTAAGGGGCATTACGACCACGATTTACGCCACCAGTTCCGAAATTGATTTAGAATACATTATTAACGATGCGCAAATCGAAATTCTTTTTATTGGCGGCCAGGAACAATACGATAAAGCAATAAAAATTCTTTCTGAAAACAAAACATTAAAGAAGATGATTGTATTCGACCGGTCAACAAAAATTCAAACCGACGAAAAGGTCATCTATTTTGATGATTTTATTGCTCAGGGATTGGCTAATTACAACGCTCAGGCCTTAAAACAACGCCTGAGCGAGGCATCGCCAGAAGACATCGCCACCATCATCTACACTTCCGGGACCACCGGACGCCCCAAAGGCGTAATGTTAACTCAACGTAATTTTTTCAGCCAGTTTAAAGCGCTTGACCCGTTATTTAATTTCAGTGAAAACGATATCGAACTCTGTTTTCTTCCGCTTAGCCATGCCTACCAGAAGTCGTCCACACACTGGACGCAATCGCATGGCGTAACTGTTTATTATTGCGAAAATCCCAAGGAAGTTCTTGATTGTTTCAAGGAAGTTCGACCAACTTTTATGGTCGGCGTTCCCCGCTTATATGAAAAAATGTACGCCAAAGTTTTTGCCACTCTGGAAAACGCCTCCGGCTTTAAGAGGGGGCTGTTTGAATGGGCCCTGGAAGTCGGAAAGGAATATCAGTATAAAGCCTTTAAAAAAGAAAATATTTCACCTTATTTGCGCCTAAAACATACACTGGCCCGAAAATTAGTTTTAAATAAGATTCGTAATATCATGGGCGGAAGATTGAACTTCTTTTCGGCAGGAGGCGCTCCGTTGTCTTCAGAAATTGAAGAGTTCTTTTTTGCCGCCGGTATTTTTATTGCTCAGGGCTACGGTTTAACGGAGACCTCGCCGGTCGTTTCATGCAATCGGCCAGATCAGTTTAAATTTGGCACGCCGGGCAAGGTGGTGAATATCTGTCAGGTAAAAATCGCCCCAGATGGCGAGATATTGGTCAAAGGCGAAAATGTAATGAAAGGTTATTATCGCAAACCAGAATTAACGGCCGAAGTCCTTTCGCCAGATGGATGGTTTAGGACGGGCGACATCGGTTATCTGGACAGCGATGGATTTTTACATATTACAGACCGCAAGAAAGATATTATCATCACCGCAGGAGGCAAAAACATTGCGCCGCAACCGATTGAATCGCATATTGGCAAGGACTATTACATCGAACAAATTGCATTAATCGGCGATAAGCGAAAATACATCACCGCTTTAATCGTTCCCTCTTTTGAAGCGTTAGAAGAATTCGCTCAAAAGCATGACATTAAATACGATACATTGTCAGAATTAGTAAAAAACGAAAAAGTGATTCAATTTTATCGACAGCGCTTAGATGAACTTTCAAAGCCCCTGTCTGCCTATGAGAGGATTAAAAAGTTTACTCTTTTGTCCCAACCCTTTTCTGTAGAAAAAGGAGAGATAACGCCAACGCTTAAGCTAAAGAGAAAAGTAATTGAAAAGAACTACAGAGACGAAATCGAAAGGATGTATTCCGTGGATAATGGACAGGCCGAAGACCATCAGCCACAACTGCTGCGGCAATCTGCGGCGCTATAG
- a CDS encoding RAMP superfamily CRISPR-associated protein — protein MNYRYCARILLEATTPLKIGTGEAGLITDELVATDANGLPVIPGTALTGVLRHSFKDESKIKNVFGFQEKKEGKGSRLIISNANFVGKDGEVIDGLADIDFSDEFYKNFKLLPVRDHTRITEKGVADSEAHGKFDEQIVYKGCRFVFDMELIGDKNDVALWQELLSKLRSPLFRIGSGTRKGFGELKIVRLDEEIFDLTNDVQKYMSRSAKLSVPKNEFKAKLVSDDQLITYELYLEAEDFFIFSSGYGDNETDTVVKKEPYIIWSDGKPTFTEEKILLPATSVKGAISHRTAFHYNRLAGYFADQIPVEDHKNYVGENNTAVRALFGFAKNSEEDENYGQRGRVIFSDLFVRAAGEKIFDHVAIDRFTGGAIDGALYNEKVVFTDENIILKIAVEKEALENDDKIMEAFECTLKDIATGMLPLGGNVMRGHGSFTGKVFKNGKDI, from the coding sequence ATGAATTACAGATATTGTGCAAGAATTCTTCTCGAAGCAACCACCCCGTTGAAAATTGGTACCGGTGAAGCAGGGTTAATTACCGATGAATTGGTGGCAACCGATGCAAATGGATTGCCCGTTATTCCCGGAACCGCATTGACAGGTGTTTTAAGACACTCATTTAAAGACGAAAGCAAAATTAAAAATGTTTTTGGGTTTCAGGAAAAAAAAGAAGGTAAAGGCTCCAGACTCATTATCTCTAATGCCAATTTTGTCGGGAAGGATGGGGAGGTTATTGATGGTTTGGCGGATATTGATTTCTCAGACGAGTTTTATAAGAATTTTAAATTACTTCCTGTACGAGACCATACCAGGATTACGGAGAAAGGAGTGGCTGATAGCGAAGCACATGGGAAATTTGATGAGCAGATCGTCTATAAAGGGTGCCGATTTGTTTTTGATATGGAATTAATTGGGGACAAAAATGATGTTGCTCTTTGGCAAGAGTTATTATCTAAATTGCGTTCCCCATTGTTCAGAATTGGTAGCGGCACACGCAAAGGATTTGGCGAACTTAAAATTGTTAGACTTGATGAAGAAATTTTTGATCTCACAAATGATGTACAAAAATATATGTCAAGGTCTGCAAAATTAAGCGTTCCTAAAAATGAATTCAAAGCAAAACTGGTATCGGATGATCAATTGATAACTTACGAACTCTACCTAGAAGCTGAAGATTTTTTTATTTTTTCCAGCGGATACGGAGACAACGAAACCGATACCGTAGTCAAAAAAGAGCCATATATTATTTGGAGTGACGGCAAGCCGACATTTACTGAAGAAAAGATCTTGTTGCCTGCAACCTCGGTAAAAGGCGCAATTTCCCACCGTACTGCTTTTCATTACAATCGGTTGGCCGGTTATTTTGCCGATCAAATTCCTGTTGAAGATCATAAAAACTATGTTGGGGAAAACAATACAGCTGTCCGTGCTTTATTTGGATTTGCGAAAAACAGTGAGGAAGATGAGAATTATGGCCAGCGCGGCAGGGTAATTTTCAGCGACTTGTTTGTGCGTGCAGCCGGTGAAAAGATTTTTGATCATGTGGCAATTGACCGTTTCACTGGAGGCGCAATAGACGGTGCCCTGTATAATGAAAAAGTAGTTTTTACCGATGAAAACATAATTCTGAAAATTGCAGTGGAAAAAGAAGCTTTGGAGAATGATGATAAAATTATGGAAGCATTTGAATGCACTTTAAAAGACATTGCGACTGGAATGCTGCCATTAGGAGGCAATGTTATGCGTGGCCACGGCTCTTTTACAGGTAAAGTTTTTAAAAACGGAAAGGATATTTAA
- a CDS encoding TIGR04423 family type III CRISPR-associated protein encodes MTWHKKLNNLSEIPDLNFEGYLWLSNEAAPRRINKINAAEYEKDGQPLNPFIREAYLYDVDNNVSVAVRHVPGRYLINFFDLKKLPEDFEITEQKFLANKKIGKKLIFKEIWAPESDDNCEGFAVLRKKVTVFCGIEI; translated from the coding sequence ATGACATGGCATAAAAAACTGAATAATTTATCCGAAATACCGGACTTAAATTTTGAGGGGTATTTGTGGCTTTCCAATGAAGCTGCACCAAGGCGAATCAACAAAATAAATGCGGCTGAATATGAAAAGGATGGCCAACCTCTAAATCCATTTATTAGAGAAGCCTATTTATATGATGTTGATAATAATGTTTCTGTCGCAGTAAGGCATGTTCCCGGACGATATTTAATTAATTTTTTTGATTTAAAAAAGTTGCCAGAAGATTTTGAAATAACCGAACAAAAATTTTTAGCAAACAAGAAAATAGGCAAGAAGCTAATCTTTAAAGAAATATGGGCGCCTGAGTCTGATGATAATTGTGAAGGATTTGCTGTTTTACGTAAAAAAGTTACCGTTTTTTGCGGTATTGAAATTTAA
- a CDS encoding RAMP superfamily CRISPR-associated protein, with product MSKLTYKIDFFSDWHMGTGLSSGSDADLLVIKDKNGLPFIPGKTLKGLFKDAAKDLLDAHYLDTNFIREVFGVDSTENSDEESIPGKAFFSNAELSDNVKKLLKDNTTHIYRRISSTAIEKNGQAKEHSLRTFEVTVPLTLYATIENIPASVNIDTLIACMKMIKRIGTGRNRGFGRCEFSKHP from the coding sequence ATGTCAAAGTTAACTTATAAAATCGATTTTTTTTCCGACTGGCATATGGGAACGGGTTTGTCTTCAGGATCAGACGCTGATCTGTTAGTTATAAAAGATAAAAATGGTTTACCTTTTATTCCGGGAAAAACATTAAAAGGTTTGTTTAAAGACGCGGCCAAAGATTTACTGGATGCCCATTATTTAGACACAAATTTTATACGGGAAGTGTTTGGAGTAGATTCAACGGAAAATAGCGATGAAGAGTCTATCCCGGGTAAAGCATTCTTTTCAAATGCGGAACTGTCAGACAATGTAAAAAAACTTTTGAAAGATAATACAACCCATATCTACCGCAGGATTTCATCTACAGCCATTGAAAAAAATGGCCAGGCTAAAGAACATAGTTTGCGAACTTTCGAGGTTACGGTTCCATTAACTCTCTATGCAACCATAGAGAATATTCCCGCTTCTGTTAATATAGATACGTTGATCGCTTGTATGAAAATGATTAAACGCATTGGCACCGGTAGAAACAGAGGCTTTGGTAGATGTGAATTTTCAAAACATCCTTAA
- a CDS encoding Cas10/Cmr2 second palm domain-containing protein, whose translation MAAFLYGASIQGIQKFIFETKKLKEIVGASELVEQMSNELFQKEFKINEDDMIMHAAGNVRLLSEDEHLIKNIVKTWPKIVGSKAPGLVLSQAVVKVEGTLNKSHFDLLEKRLRIARNRQFITQPVTPMASIRSRRTGKAAIDWNDDGKPRDCSSKVKQEIAGKDAKQNLMEKSLGENAKQFLNSFAMDVTHMMYKDEETGWLAVIHADGNNMGKLIQLISQKLEKNQSDFKDFFKKFSEILNKSTIAATEYAVNQIILPEKKNSKKLPFRPVVVGGDDLTIIIRADLALSFTEVYLKKFNEETTNNFKELAATFSLDELKNGLTACAGIAYMKDSFPFHYAVDLAESLCADAKKYAKQIDKVNVPSALLFHKVYDSFVDDYSEIEARELTAANGISFKYGPYGTDGRGLASINELKEQVELILRDDSPRSGIRKWLSLLHNDLNKANLWLERVKEITGAEFRKKLNLETAISSNKTHLFDVLTIASISKKRKGGKH comes from the coding sequence ATGGCTGCCTTCTTGTATGGTGCATCAATTCAGGGCATACAAAAATTTATTTTTGAGACAAAAAAATTAAAAGAGATTGTCGGCGCCAGTGAATTGGTAGAGCAAATGAGCAATGAACTATTTCAAAAAGAATTTAAAATCAATGAAGACGATATGATCATGCATGCCGCAGGTAATGTCAGATTATTAAGTGAAGATGAACATCTAATTAAGAACATTGTTAAGACATGGCCCAAAATAGTGGGATCGAAAGCCCCGGGGCTTGTTCTATCACAAGCAGTCGTTAAAGTTGAAGGTACACTAAATAAATCACATTTTGATTTATTAGAAAAAAGGTTAAGAATTGCTCGCAACAGACAATTTATAACTCAACCGGTAACGCCCATGGCGTCTATTCGTTCTCGAAGAACAGGTAAAGCGGCTATTGATTGGAACGACGATGGAAAGCCCAGAGATTGTTCAAGTAAAGTAAAACAGGAGATAGCCGGCAAAGATGCTAAGCAGAACTTGATGGAAAAAAGTTTAGGTGAAAATGCAAAACAATTTTTAAACAGTTTTGCCATGGATGTAACACATATGATGTACAAAGATGAAGAAACAGGTTGGCTTGCTGTTATTCATGCGGACGGAAACAATATGGGAAAACTGATTCAACTTATTTCTCAAAAATTAGAAAAAAATCAATCTGATTTTAAGGATTTTTTCAAAAAATTTTCTGAAATTTTAAACAAATCCACCATTGCCGCCACAGAATATGCAGTTAATCAAATAATATTACCTGAAAAGAAAAATAGCAAAAAACTGCCCTTCAGACCTGTTGTTGTTGGGGGAGACGACCTTACTATCATTATTCGAGCAGATTTAGCATTATCATTTACTGAAGTTTATTTAAAAAAATTCAATGAGGAAACCACGAATAATTTCAAAGAACTCGCCGCCACTTTTTCATTGGACGAATTAAAAAATGGGCTTACGGCCTGCGCTGGTATAGCTTATATGAAGGATTCCTTTCCTTTTCATTATGCTGTCGATTTGGCGGAAAGTTTATGTGCGGACGCCAAGAAATATGCAAAACAAATTGATAAGGTGAATGTTCCATCAGCACTTTTATTTCATAAGGTTTATGATAGTTTTGTTGATGATTATAGTGAAATTGAAGCAAGAGAATTAACCGCTGCCAATGGGATAAGTTTTAAATATGGCCCTTATGGTACAGACGGGAGAGGTCTTGCATCTATTAATGAGTTAAAAGAACAAGTTGAATTAATTTTGCGTGATGATTCCCCTCGGTCAGGAATTCGCAAATGGCTAAGTCTATTGCATAATGATCTAAATAAAGCAAATTTATGGCTAGAACGTGTAAAAGAGATAACCGGGGCTGAGTTTAGAAAAAAATTGAATCTGGAAACGGCTATATCTTCAAATAAAACACACTTATTTGATGTTTTAACCATTGCTTCCATATCGAAAAAAAGAAAAGGAGGGAAACACTAA
- the cas6 gene encoding CRISPR system precrRNA processing endoribonuclease RAMP protein Cas6, with protein MFETFNSRNESVARPFVLEPPLTEKKLFPPGDTLKFNLILFGKAIEYFPLLVYTFKEMGKRGIGVKRGKFWLKQVTVSDQVVYDYQEQMIKTNFRRQNIFSIEKEQSKFLRIRFLTPTALKVKGKITNTIDFITLLKSIRRRIKALNVYHNGQLREVFDIDFEKAEEVKVKKSAIEEFRWERYSNRQQKKIDYSGFWGEMELEGDLTPFMAILRMGEIVHIGRGTVYGMGKYVIESVVS; from the coding sequence TTGTTTGAAACATTTAATAGCCGGAACGAATCCGTTGCCAGGCCCTTTGTCCTTGAGCCACCACTGACGGAAAAAAAACTGTTTCCGCCGGGGGACACATTAAAGTTCAATTTGATTTTATTTGGAAAGGCCATTGAGTACTTTCCGCTTCTCGTTTACACTTTTAAGGAGATGGGAAAGCGGGGCATTGGCGTTAAGCGCGGTAAATTTTGGTTAAAGCAGGTTACTGTAAGCGATCAGGTTGTGTATGATTATCAGGAGCAAATGATCAAAACTAATTTTAGAAGGCAGAATATATTTTCGATTGAAAAAGAACAAAGCAAATTTTTAAGGATTCGTTTTCTTACACCCACTGCGTTAAAAGTAAAAGGTAAAATCACAAATACCATTGACTTTATTACGCTATTGAAATCGATCAGACGACGTATAAAAGCATTAAATGTGTATCATAATGGCCAGTTACGGGAAGTATTTGATATTGATTTTGAAAAGGCAGAGGAAGTGAAAGTGAAAAAATCTGCCATAGAAGAATTTCGATGGGAACGGTACTCAAACCGTCAGCAGAAAAAAATTGATTATAGTGGGTTTTGGGGCGAGATGGAGCTTGAAGGGGATTTAACGCCTTTTATGGCAATATTGCGTATGGGGGAAATTGTGCACATTGGTCGAGGTACCGTTTATGGGATGGGGAAGTATGTGATTGAGAGTGTAGTTTCTTAA
- a CDS encoding cysteine desulfurase family protein, whose translation MERFTNKFYFDHAANTPLAPEVQNLLSEFYARHYGNAAGIHSFARDMKARLDRAREFFARFLNAKPSEIIFTASATESNNFVLKGLAQRFPQKKHLLISAVEHASVFETARYLKSLGFEVDELAVDEFGRVDPDDVKKYLRPDTLLVSVMWVNNELGTIQPIKEIGKICHQAGVFFHSDAVQSFARLPLNIQEFQLDFLSASAHKIYGPLGAGLVYIKEGIRPEPLLHGGGHENELRSSTVNVPAIVGFQKATEIYEKERAQETERIRKYRQKIWQAVENDIPGSRINSPHDGLPHILNCSFEKVDGELLAIYLDKQGIAVSTGSACSTGKVKDSRTLESIHLPPKFKKGTIRISPGRYTKEEEVDYLIEQLKLAVKKVRMIS comes from the coding sequence ATGGAGCGTTTTACTAATAAGTTCTACTTTGACCATGCGGCTAATACACCGCTTGCGCCCGAAGTGCAAAACCTTTTAAGTGAATTTTACGCCAGGCATTACGGTAATGCGGCAGGGATTCATTCCTTTGCCCGAGATATGAAAGCGCGCCTGGATAGGGCTCGGGAGTTTTTCGCCCGCTTTCTTAACGCCAAACCTTCCGAGATTATTTTCACCGCGTCGGCCACGGAAAGCAATAATTTTGTACTAAAGGGACTGGCGCAGCGTTTTCCGCAAAAAAAACATTTGCTAATCAGCGCTGTGGAACATGCTTCGGTGTTTGAAACGGCGCGCTATCTAAAATCGCTGGGCTTCGAAGTCGATGAGCTGGCGGTGGATGAGTTCGGACGAGTTGATCCCGATGATGTTAAAAAATACCTCCGGCCAGATACGCTTTTGGTTTCGGTAATGTGGGTGAACAACGAGCTGGGAACCATTCAACCCATCAAAGAAATTGGCAAAATCTGTCATCAAGCCGGCGTCTTTTTTCACAGTGATGCTGTTCAGAGTTTTGCCCGGCTGCCTTTGAATATACAGGAATTTCAACTGGATTTTTTGAGCGCCTCGGCCCATAAAATTTACGGACCTCTGGGCGCCGGATTGGTTTACATTAAAGAGGGAATCCGTCCGGAGCCTTTGCTGCACGGCGGCGGACATGAAAACGAGCTGCGTTCTTCCACGGTGAATGTGCCGGCCATTGTGGGCTTTCAAAAGGCGACAGAAATCTATGAGAAAGAGCGCGCACAGGAGACGGAGCGCATTCGTAAATATCGGCAAAAGATTTGGCAGGCCGTGGAAAACGACATTCCCGGCAGCCGTATTAACTCGCCGCATGACGGTTTGCCCCATATTCTGAATTGCTCTTTTGAAAAGGTTGACGGAGAATTGTTAGCCATTTATCTGGATAAGCAGGGGATAGCTGTTTCCACGGGCTCGGCCTGCTCCACCGGCAAGGTAAAGGATAGCCGCACTTTGGAATCCATCCATCTTCCGCCTAAGTTTAAAAAGGGAACCATTCGCATCAGTCCCGGCCGATACACAAAAGAGGAAGAGGTGGACTATTTAATCGAACAATTAAAACTTGCAGTAAAAAAGGTGAGAATGATATCATGA